NNNNNNNNNNNNNNNNNNNNNNNNNNNNNNNNNNNNNNNNNNNNNNNNNNNNNNNNNNNNNNNNNNNNNNNNNNNNNNNNNNNNNNNNNNNNNNNNNNNNNNNNNNNNNNNNNNNNNNNNNNNNNNNNNNNNNNNNNNNNNNNNNNNNNNNNNNNNNNNNNNNNNNNNNNNNNNNNNNNNNNNNNNNNNNNNNNNNNNNNNNNNNNNNNNNNNNNNNNNNNNNNNNNNNNNNNNNNNNNNNNNNNNNNNNNNNNNNNNNNNNNNNNNNNNNNNNNNNNNNNNNNNNNNNNNNNNNNNNNNNNNNNNNNNNNNNNNNNNNNNNNNNNNNNNNNNNNNNNNNNNNNNNNNNNNNNNNNNNNNNNNNNNNNNNNNNNNNNNNNNNNNNNNNNNNNNNNNNNNNNNNNNNNNNNNNNNNNNNNNNNNNNNNNNNNNNNNNNNNNNNNNNNNNNNNNNNNNNNNNNNNNNNNNNNNNNNNNNNNNNNNNNNNNNNNNNNNNNNNNNNNNNNNNNNNNNNNNNNNNNNNNNNNNNNNNNNNNNNNNNNNNNNNNNNNNNNNNNNNNNNNNNNNNNNNNNNNNNNNNNNNNNNNNNNNNNNNNNNNNNNNNNNNNNNNNNNNNNNNNNNNNNNNNNNNNNNNNNNNNNNNNNNNNNNNNNNNNNNNNNNNNNNNNNNNNNNNNNNNNNNNNNNNNNNNNNNNNNNNNNNNNNNNNNNNNNNNNNNNNNNNNNNNNNNNNNNNNNNNNNNNNNNNNNNNNNNNNNNNNNNNNNNNNNNNNNNNNNNNNNNNNNNNNNNNNNNNNNNNNNNNNNNNNNNNNNNNNNNNNNNNNNNNNNNNNNNNNNNNNNNNNNNNNNNNNNNNNNNNNNNNNNNNNNNNNNNNNNNNNNNNNNNNNNNNNNNNNNNNNNNNNAACTTGGTATCTAACTTTTGTCTAACTTACTTTTTATgacaatttttaaatatttaacaattatttacttttatacttttaaaattaaatattaatttttaatcttttttgaTAAGTTAAGCAAACATTTTTAGGCACCATAGCAATCACCATAAATATTTACCTAAAATATATATTGCATGAGTTTTTGAtgtgaaaaaaaaagttaaattattaaataaaactgCAAAAAGAAAAACATTATTATATATTGTAGGAGAGAAGAGTATCATTTTCTCAAATAATAAAATTGAGGCCAAGTGTGATGGTGTGTGGAGGAACATTATGGGGAAAGCAAACAAAGGGGGTTAGACTTTTCTTTGTCCTAACTTGGTACTTATGGGACCCACCCTTGACCCTCCCCTTAGCCACCGACACCATACCACTCTTCACACTTGTCGCTTTTATGGGCAACTTTTTCAACAAATTCAAGTTGTAccaaattattacaaaataatttgaaaattatactaaattatttttcacataataaattacttttaaaattgtttgttccaatttcaatttaatttggtGTAAACCAACTATTTATTATACTCATTGCTCATGCACGTCATTTTCAATGCCATAATATCAAATATAAAAACTCATgtctttgtttttcatttcatctCAAAACAGTCCTTTTTATAGTTTTATATCAGTGAGGATTTCATGAGTAGAAAATCCTACTTCATTAGTGCAAGCTAAGGTCATTTTAGTCTTAATCAAGCATTGATGACATAACATAAATCTTTTGTTGAATTATTAAACTCACCACTTACCACAGATTCCGATGTCGCCTGGCCTCAGAAATCAGAATATGATACCATAAATAAGATTTGCAACATGATCCCTTTTTCTCTACTTTTTTTTCTCTACTTGGAGGCTTGGAGCCACTATCTGATATTTTGAACAAAGGAAAGGGATCACAGACCAATAGAAAAAACCAAAAAGAGACAAAAGCTAAATAGGATGAGTCCTACTCCTATGGAATCAGAAAACAGGAAGAGATCAAAAGAGCGCATAGAGATGGATCAATTGGGGAATCTGTAGACTTCGCTTTTCCTTTCATTTCAGTATTATATATAATGTTGTATCACCATGCAGCCACTGTTGCCTCGTGTTTAGGCAACAGCACTGGAATTGATCCAAAAGTAGAACACTCTATGTGGATCATTTCTTCATCAATGGTTTGTGCTTAATAGACAGGCTCATATGTACAAGATCATTCACGAAAGAGGGAGAGAAACCTTACAAAACTACCTAACACAATCTTCTACGGCAACAATTACACATACACCAGATGAATAATACACTTGACTATAGCATTAGCACCTGCATCTCTTTCCTTGACTCGTGCAGGTGCCTCTTCGTTTCCTTTCTTCATTTTGATTCTGATTCCTCACACTGTGTCGACTCATTTATCATTCCAGCAAATGGAGCTTTAATGGGACCTACACCTATCTAGGCTATTGATGAATAAGTCGACACAATATCTAGTGCAAATGAGTACACACAACTCTAAACTTATCTCAAGACTCAAGACACTTCTCTCTTTATCTTGAGAGTTCAAGGTATATTGGTTGTGGGCTGTTTATGCCTCTTCAAGCCATATACCTTCCAATGGAGCTAGGTATTGCAACAGCAACTTGGTTTTAGCCATAAATATCTTCTATCAACTTTTCAACCTGAGAATCAATTTGATTGAACCATGTTAGCTCATCTGCagaatcttaaaaaaaaaaagtgcctCTTTTTTTAGCTTTGTAGGTAGAGCAAACTGAAAAAATGTACCCAGAAAAATGGTTTCCAACAAAGTACCTAGTCATTGATTGAACTAAAGAGCATATTTTGACATTCCAAATGAAAAAATGTGAACTTCGGGTACCAACAAAGTAATTGGAACTAGGAGCATATTTTGACACTCAAAAATCACAACTTCAAAATGAATAAAAGATGCCACAAACCTTTTGCACATCATGAAACATGTCTACAAGACCACAACTACAAACATCACAAATGTCCATAACAATTGTACATTCCATACATAGTAATAAAAATCAATTCCCAATATAACAACAATCGACTTAAATGCACTTATGTATATGGTTTAAAAAAAGAAAGCAACGAACTACTCTTGAATTTCCCTCCAAGTTTCTCATTTGCTTTAGGTTTCAGTAATGCGAGAAATGCTTCTTAGGGGAAAAAAACCGTTATGACCTATAGTCCTGTAAGTAAAGGTTCTCTTCTCCAATTTACCAAAATgtgaaactaaaagaaaagctCCTTACTCCTTAGTATTGAATGAATAAACCACGAGAAATACCAGCAAGTACTTAAAAAAACATACAAACATGAGTACTAATTGAGGAACTAAAACAAAATCACTTAAACATTGAAGAATGGAAGCATTTAGAAATGCAGTATTGCacacaaatttcaaaactttatgCCACTCCACAATCGACATTGCACCAATCCCAAAATAAAACCACAAAATTCagcaaaaacatattaaaaaacaaCAAATCACACAGAACAACGACAACATGCATTCTTGTTAGTCATTACCTTTCAATCCTTGAAAAGAACCGATTTTGCTATGCGCATCAACGGTTTCAAGCAATCAGGGCTAAACTTCCTCGCAAATAGGTACGATTCGGAGTTCTCCGACTCCCTCAGCCGCCCGATCAGCTCCGGAGACACCTCGGAGCTCCGATAAGTATATGGGTGCCCATTAACAGTGCCAGTCCAATTCACCCTCGTTAGCGTGTATTTTGTGCAACCATCAGGATCCGCCATTGACAAGAGAGTTGGAAAATAGTGCTCCTCAGGGTAGCACTCATCTTCTCTGTAACACGGCAACTTGAACTTCTTCCATAGCTTCCGATCCGCGATTATAAGCAGAGCGTGTTTTCGGGTCAGAGTGAAGAACTGCGATCCGACCCGGAACTTCTCGAACGGAACCTCCGGCATCATCGCGTACCTTCCTCTTGCCACGTACCGCTTCCACATCCTCGGCGTCTTTGAGATGATCTCGATGAAACTCCGGTATTTGGTTCGGATCCCCGGTTCGGATTCAGGTTCGGGTTCGGATTTGTCGAAGGTTTTGGAGACGAAGAGGGAGCGGTAGACGTAGCGGAACGAGTGGAGAGGGATGCAGTGCTGAGATAGGACGGCGAAGTATGCGTTGGCAGGGTCGTCAAGGATCGCGGTGGCGAGGAGCCGGCGCGTGGCGGAGATGAGAGTGGGTGAAGCGCGGTAGGTTTTCTTGGAAGGAATGAAGCGGTTGTGGAAAACGCCGGAATCGGGGCGCGTGATGTTCACGGTTGGGTCTGCGTGAACGTAGATGTTGTAAAGGTTGGTTGGTTGGTTGTGAAAGAAGCGATCCCATAAGGAAGCGAATTGGATGTCGGTGTTTGTGAGGAAGAGGAACGCGATTTTGAAAGAAGGGTTCTTCTTTGTGGAGAGGTGGAAGGTTCTAGAAGGTTGGTTGGGGTGGTGGGAGAGGGAGATTGCACGGCGGAAGAGGGCGGCGTCGTCGATCTCGTCGGAGTCGGGAATGGGCGGACTGAGGTGACGGGGAGGGAGGATTCGTGGTGCGAGGAAGAAGAGGATTGGAAGGGAGAGGAGGAGGGAGAAGGCGATGATGAATGGGGATGACAACATTGAGGTTGGTGTCAGCCTCAattggtggtggtggaggtggtggtggtggtggagccgtggtgatggtgatggttgCGGTGGCGAGGGTGAAACCGGGGATTGTGAGTGGTCTGGAATTTTGTCAATGTGAGTAGAAACTCAGGTAAAGGTATTGGGTGAGTGGAAATGTgggaaagatttgaattttggaattgtGGAGCAATGGGGTGTGGAACTGAGATATCGATTTCGATTTTAGGGTTGAGttttgggagagagagagagagtgtgtgtgtgtgtgtgtgtgtgactgAGAATGCTTGTTGTGCTGTTTTCAGGAGTAAACAGAGTGAGGAAGAAGAGGATAATATAGTGAGAGAAAGAGGCTTGAGACTTGAAACGAAGATGATGAGAGAGACTTAACCTTTGTTGagctgagagagagagagagagagagagagagagaagaatttggattaagaaattaattaattaattgttatttGGGTTTGGATTTTGGTTAGGGGGGTGGAAGGTGGGTAGTGGGTACAAGGGGGGTTAGGGGGTTTTCTATTTTGGTTGGAAAAAGCTCCCTAACTGACGGTGGAGTCAGTGAGGTTGGCGCCTCATCAGTCCTCACTCACTCACTAACTCCAACACTAACGCCGTttatttctgtttgagtaatttaaatTCTAATCACTGATTAAATTCGATAAAATAGATGCATTGTGTGTGTGTAGCTGTAACCTGGCAATCACAGGCGGCAAAAACAAAACATTACAAACAGGATTGATCGGTATTATCGATAACTTTGTTTCCTCCTTAGTAAGCTAACAATAACGATAAGAATCTAGTAGTAGCAGACTAGCAGtaacaaagaaaatataaaaggTTGAAAAAAACATTAACAAGAAGGTTAGGTAATTAATAAACATAACTCAGAGTGACAGCTTGATGTGTTGACTTTGAAGAGGGTAAGAGCAGGCATCATCCCAAAAAAGATTAGATCTGAACGTGGAGAGCATCAACCCATCCTACCTTCTGAGATGACAAGCAATGCACTGTCAACACAAATAGTGTGTTCTTGGAAACTGGAAAGATCATCTTAATACTCatctatttatatattaattaaaaagaaattttaccAAATTCTTCTTTAggaaaaaaattgtataataaaatttaaaaaatgataaattaatGGATGCATTATTTCATATATAATCCCtgaaatcaattttacaaaatcgTCGAAATAATCAACTTCTACTTGTCATTATAACTTTCAAATACTACTTGTAGACTATTTCTCAACAT
The DNA window shown above is from Arachis ipaensis cultivar K30076 chromosome B08, Araip1.1, whole genome shotgun sequence and carries:
- the LOC107613450 gene encoding uncharacterized protein LOC107613450 gives rise to the protein MLSSPFIIAFSLLLSLPILFFLAPRILPPRHLSPPIPDSDEIDDAALFRRAISLSHHPNQPSRTFHLSTKKNPSFKIAFLFLTNTDIQFASLWDRFFHNQPTNLYNIYVHADPTVNITRPDSGVFHNRFIPSKKTYRASPTLISATRRLLATAILDDPANAYFAVLSQHCIPLHSFRYVYRSLFVSKTFDKSEPEPESEPGIRTKYRSFIEIISKTPRMWKRYVARGRYAMMPEVPFEKFRVGSQFFTLTRKHALLIIADRKLWKKFKLPCYREDECYPEEHYFPTLLSMADPDGCTKYTLTRVNWTGTVNGHPYTYRSSEVSPELIGRLRESENSESYLFARKFSPDCLKPLMRIAKSVLFKD